The following proteins are co-located in the Bordetella bronchialis genome:
- a CDS encoding sulfate adenylyltransferase subunit 1, producing the protein MNAINESFLPTGETAVIRLITAGSVDDGKSTLIGRLLYDSKSVFADQLDAIARAKYKRVAGDGIDFALLTDGLEAEREQGITIDVAYRYFATPRRKFIVADAPGHEQYTRNMVTGASTADVAVILIDATRAADGRLLPQTKRHSTIARLLGIRHIIVAVNKMDLVAWDRAVFERIRDGYADLAARLGIQDFKVLPMSALNGDNVVAPSVHAPWYDGPPLLELLESLDPAAHDAEAPLRFPVQWVVRHDGSSAQDFRGYAGRVASGALRPGDEVVVQPSGVAARVAEVRGHDRVLSGAVAGDSVIVVLDRDVDVSRGDVLTHAASPARVEKEFEAEVCWLDAQPLNPARKYLLKHGTRLTAAKIRQVATRRDIHELREVDGADGTLSMNDIGKVRIATREPLVIDRYDEVAATGAFILIDESTHQTAAAGMVR; encoded by the coding sequence CAACGAATCCTTCCTGCCCACGGGCGAAACGGCGGTGATCCGCCTGATCACCGCGGGCTCCGTCGACGACGGCAAGTCCACGCTCATCGGCCGCCTGCTGTACGACAGCAAGAGCGTGTTCGCGGATCAGCTGGACGCGATCGCGCGCGCCAAGTACAAGCGCGTGGCGGGCGACGGCATCGACTTCGCGCTGCTCACCGACGGGCTGGAGGCGGAGCGGGAGCAGGGCATCACGATCGATGTCGCCTATCGCTACTTCGCGACGCCGCGGCGCAAGTTCATCGTGGCCGATGCGCCCGGCCATGAGCAATACACCCGCAACATGGTCACCGGCGCGTCCACCGCGGACGTGGCCGTGATCCTTATCGACGCCACGCGGGCCGCCGACGGCCGCCTGCTGCCGCAGACCAAGCGGCACAGCACGATCGCGCGGCTGCTGGGCATCCGCCACATCATTGTCGCGGTGAACAAGATGGATCTCGTGGCGTGGGACCGCGCCGTCTTCGAGCGCATACGGGACGGCTACGCCGATCTGGCCGCGCGGCTCGGCATCCAGGATTTCAAGGTGCTGCCCATGTCGGCGCTGAATGGCGACAATGTGGTGGCGCCGTCCGTCCACGCGCCCTGGTACGACGGCCCGCCGCTGCTGGAGCTGCTGGAATCGCTCGATCCCGCGGCACACGATGCCGAGGCGCCCCTGCGCTTCCCGGTGCAGTGGGTGGTGCGGCACGACGGCAGCAGCGCGCAGGACTTTCGCGGCTATGCGGGCCGCGTGGCCAGCGGCGCGCTGCGGCCCGGCGACGAGGTCGTGGTGCAGCCTTCCGGCGTGGCGGCGCGCGTGGCCGAAGTGCGCGGCCACGACAGGGTCCTGTCGGGGGCCGTGGCGGGCGACTCCGTCATTGTGGTGCTGGACCGCGATGTCGATGTGTCGCGCGGCGACGTGCTCACGCACGCGGCGTCGCCTGCCCGCGTCGAGAAAGAATTCGAGGCCGAAGTCTGCTGGCTGGATGCGCAGCCCCTGAACCCGGCGCGCAAGTATCTGTTGAAGCATGGCACGCGCTTGACCGCCGCGAAGATCCGCCAGGTCGCGACACGCCGCGACATTCACGAGCTGCGCGAGGTCGATGGCGCGGACGGCACGCTGTCGATGAACGACATCGGCAAGGTCCGCATCGCCACGCGCGAGCCCTTGGTCATCGATCGCTACGACGAGGTCGCGGCCACCGGCGCGTTCATTCTGATCGACGAATCCACGCACCAGACGGCAGCCGCCGGCATGGTCCGCTGA